Proteins from a single region of Anser cygnoides isolate HZ-2024a breed goose chromosome 18, Taihu_goose_T2T_genome, whole genome shotgun sequence:
- the LOC125183251 gene encoding uroplakin-3b-like protein 1, with product MLPLLLLLLAAAHGLQEVTYEPTLAQGDLGGRITGSTFVLEQPRCAFNNSTIQTTTSIWLVVADAAASVSFTNSVQPGMPEWAFQSFPANTSAYLTLNATLLNYPCPKDPKEITVLRVGSETSCAKDTSRPTCNGPLPSPGTYKVKFLALNGFEPVAETKWSKPIELKTARQPPSGPGAGGKHSADMIAITSILSILLAVLLAGLVATLAFCGSDPCGRGGIFKPEVASVRRYTTHHVYDQPAARL from the exons ATGCTcccgctgctcctcctgctgctggccgcGGCCCACGGCCTGC AGGAGGTCACGTACGAGCCGACCCTCGCCCAGGGGGACCTGGGCGGCCGGATCACCGGCAGCACCTTCGtgctggagcagccccgctgcgcCTTCAATAACAGCACGATACAAACAACCACCAGCATCTGGCTGGTGGTGGCCGACGCCGCGG CCTCCGTGAGCTTCACCAACAGCGTGCAGCCGGGGATGCCCGAGTGGGCTTTCCAGAGCTTCCCCGCCAACACCTCCGCCTACCTGACGCTCAACGCCACCCTCCTCAACTACCCCTGCCCCAAAGACCCCAAGGAGATCACGGTGCTGCGCGTGGGCAGTGAGACCAGCTGTGCCAAAGACACGTCCAGACCCACCTGTAAcggccccctgcccagccccgggaCCTACAA GGTGAAGTTCCTCGCCCTGAACGGCTTCGAGCCCGTGGCTGAGACGAAGTGGTCGAAGCCCATCGAACTGAAGACAG cccggcagcccccgAGCGGCCCCGGTGCAGGCGGCAAGCACAGCGCCGACATGATCGCCATCACCTCCATCCTCTCCATCCTCCTCGCCGTCCTGCTGGCCGGCCTGGTGGCCACACTGGCCTTCTGCGG CTCCGACCCCTGCGGCCGCGGCGGCATCTTCAAGCCGGAGGTGGCGTCGGTGCGGCGCTACACCACCCACCACGTCTACGACCAGCCGGCCGCGCGCCTCTGA
- the LOC125183250 gene encoding uroplakin-3b-like isoform X1 has translation MELPWVLLALAGMGAATGLALLPYVPRVPPGALLGKVTATTFALERPCCVFDRLANTSDAVWLVVAFANASATFRNPPSRADVPLYEGLPTAHAYMTLETAAAAYACSAPGPTVLRVGGDTACGGQHGQAACNGPLPSPGPYRVKFLVMDCHGPKAETRWSDPILLRRGTGGSGAGAASPSPCIPWGAALLLCHHPKPQRGEEVPKLSCSPYSWVPPILPLCPSPCAHPARSPSTVDPTPVRRSSDVVVIASILASLGAGLAVAALGAMGAEVWRLLCRQDFGTAFTQRSYRTHHISPALPQPPCCGCCRSAKSCSAPRPRGPCAAE, from the exons ATGGAGCTGCCGTGGGTGCTGCTGGCGCTGGCTGGGATGGGCGCAGCCACTGGCCTGG ccctgctgccctaCGTGCCCCGCGTGCCCCCCGGGGCCCTGTTGGGGAAGGTGACGGCCACCACCTTCGCCCTGGAGAGACCCTGCTGCGTCTTCGACCGGCTCGCCAACACCTCTGACGCCGTCTGGCTGGTGGTGGCTTTTGCCAACG CCTCGGCCACCTTCAGAAACCCCCCGTCCCGCGCCGACGTGCCCCTCTACGAGGGGCTGCCCACCGCCCACGCCTACATGACGCTGGAGACAGCGGCAGCCGCCTACGCCTGCTCGGCACCCGGCCCGACCGTCCTGCGGGTCGGTGGGGACACGGCGTGCGGGGGCCAGCACGGCCAGGCAGCCTGCAACgggcccctgccctccccggggcCGTACAG GGTGAAGTTCCTGGTGATGGACTGCCACGGCCCCAAAGCGGAGACAAGGTGGTCCGACCCCATCCTCCTGCGGAGAGGTACCggtgggagcggggctggcgcAGCGTCGCCttccccctgcatcccctgGGGTGCGGCATTGCTTCTGTGCcaccaccccaaaccccagaggggagaagaggttcccaagctctcctgctcaccCTATTCCTGGGTGCCCCCCATCCTCCCCTTGTGTCCCTCACCCTGTGCCCATCCAGCCCGCAGCCCGAGCACTGTTGACCCCACGCCTGTGCGCCGCAGCAGCGACGTGGTCGTCATCGCCTCCATCCTGGCCAGCCTCGGCGCCGGGCTGGCCGTGGCAGCGCTCGGTGCCATGGG CGCCGAGGTGTGGAGACTCCTGTGCCGCCAGGATTTCGGGACTGCCTTCACCCAGCGGTCCTACAGGACCCACCACATCTCTCccgccctgccccagcccccctgctgcGGGTGCTGCAGGTCGGCAAAGAGCTGCTCTGCCCCGCGGCCTCGCGGTCCGTGCGCTGCCGAGTAA
- the LOC125183250 gene encoding uroplakin-3b-like isoform X3, giving the protein MELPWVLLALAGMGAATGLALLPYVPRVPPGALLGKVTATTFALERPCCVFDRLANTSDAVWLVVAFANASATFRNPPSRADVPLYEGLPTAHAYMTLETAAAAYACSAPGPTVLRVGGDTACGGQHGQAACNGPLPSPGPYRVKFLVMDCHGPKAETRWSDPILLRRARSPSTVDPTPVRRSSDVVVIASILASLGAGLAVAALGAMGAEVWRLLCRQDFGTAFTQRSYRTHHISPALPQPPCCGCCRSAKSCSAPRPRGPCAAE; this is encoded by the exons ATGGAGCTGCCGTGGGTGCTGCTGGCGCTGGCTGGGATGGGCGCAGCCACTGGCCTGG ccctgctgccctaCGTGCCCCGCGTGCCCCCCGGGGCCCTGTTGGGGAAGGTGACGGCCACCACCTTCGCCCTGGAGAGACCCTGCTGCGTCTTCGACCGGCTCGCCAACACCTCTGACGCCGTCTGGCTGGTGGTGGCTTTTGCCAACG CCTCGGCCACCTTCAGAAACCCCCCGTCCCGCGCCGACGTGCCCCTCTACGAGGGGCTGCCCACCGCCCACGCCTACATGACGCTGGAGACAGCGGCAGCCGCCTACGCCTGCTCGGCACCCGGCCCGACCGTCCTGCGGGTCGGTGGGGACACGGCGTGCGGGGGCCAGCACGGCCAGGCAGCCTGCAACgggcccctgccctccccggggcCGTACAG GGTGAAGTTCCTGGTGATGGACTGCCACGGCCCCAAAGCGGAGACAAGGTGGTCCGACCCCATCCTCCTGCGGAGAG CCCGCAGCCCGAGCACTGTTGACCCCACGCCTGTGCGCCGCAGCAGCGACGTGGTCGTCATCGCCTCCATCCTGGCCAGCCTCGGCGCCGGGCTGGCCGTGGCAGCGCTCGGTGCCATGGG CGCCGAGGTGTGGAGACTCCTGTGCCGCCAGGATTTCGGGACTGCCTTCACCCAGCGGTCCTACAGGACCCACCACATCTCTCccgccctgccccagcccccctgctgcGGGTGCTGCAGGTCGGCAAAGAGCTGCTCTGCCCCGCGGCCTCGCGGTCCGTGCGCTGCCGAGTAA
- the LOC125183250 gene encoding uroplakin-3b-like isoform X2 has protein sequence MAVPPALLPYVPRVPPGALLGKVTATTFALERPCCVFDRLANTSDAVWLVVAFANASATFRNPPSRADVPLYEGLPTAHAYMTLETAAAAYACSAPGPTVLRVGGDTACGGQHGQAACNGPLPSPGPYRVKFLVMDCHGPKAETRWSDPILLRRGTGGSGAGAASPSPCIPWGAALLLCHHPKPQRGEEVPKLSCSPYSWVPPILPLCPSPCAHPARSPSTVDPTPVRRSSDVVVIASILASLGAGLAVAALGAMGAEVWRLLCRQDFGTAFTQRSYRTHHISPALPQPPCCGCCRSAKSCSAPRPRGPCAAE, from the exons ATggctgtgcccccagccctgctgccctaCGTGCCCCGCGTGCCCCCCGGGGCCCTGTTGGGGAAGGTGACGGCCACCACCTTCGCCCTGGAGAGACCCTGCTGCGTCTTCGACCGGCTCGCCAACACCTCTGACGCCGTCTGGCTGGTGGTGGCTTTTGCCAACG CCTCGGCCACCTTCAGAAACCCCCCGTCCCGCGCCGACGTGCCCCTCTACGAGGGGCTGCCCACCGCCCACGCCTACATGACGCTGGAGACAGCGGCAGCCGCCTACGCCTGCTCGGCACCCGGCCCGACCGTCCTGCGGGTCGGTGGGGACACGGCGTGCGGGGGCCAGCACGGCCAGGCAGCCTGCAACgggcccctgccctccccggggcCGTACAG GGTGAAGTTCCTGGTGATGGACTGCCACGGCCCCAAAGCGGAGACAAGGTGGTCCGACCCCATCCTCCTGCGGAGAGGTACCggtgggagcggggctggcgcAGCGTCGCCttccccctgcatcccctgGGGTGCGGCATTGCTTCTGTGCcaccaccccaaaccccagaggggagaagaggttcccaagctctcctgctcaccCTATTCCTGGGTGCCCCCCATCCTCCCCTTGTGTCCCTCACCCTGTGCCCATCCAGCCCGCAGCCCGAGCACTGTTGACCCCACGCCTGTGCGCCGCAGCAGCGACGTGGTCGTCATCGCCTCCATCCTGGCCAGCCTCGGCGCCGGGCTGGCCGTGGCAGCGCTCGGTGCCATGGG CGCCGAGGTGTGGAGACTCCTGTGCCGCCAGGATTTCGGGACTGCCTTCACCCAGCGGTCCTACAGGACCCACCACATCTCTCccgccctgccccagcccccctgctgcGGGTGCTGCAGGTCGGCAAAGAGCTGCTCTGCCCCGCGGCCTCGCGGTCCGTGCGCTGCCGAGTAA